The proteins below are encoded in one region of Oncorhynchus gorbuscha isolate QuinsamMale2020 ecotype Even-year linkage group LG01, OgorEven_v1.0, whole genome shotgun sequence:
- the LOC124039554 gene encoding 40S ribosomal protein S13 has product MGRMHAPGKGLSQSALPYRRSVPTWLKLTSDDVKEQIFKLAKKGLTPSQIGVILRDSHGVAQVRFVTGNKILRILKTKGLAPDLPEDLYHLIKKAVAVRKHLERNRKDKDAKFRLILTESRIHRLARYYKTKRVLAPNWKYESSTASALVA; this is encoded by the exons ATGGGTCGCATGCACGCTCCCGG AAAGGGCTTGTCCCAGTCGGCGCTGCCTTACAGGCGAAGTGTCCCCACT TGGCTGAAGCTGACATCTGATGATGTCAAGGAACAGATCTTCAAGCTGGCCAAGAAGGGATTGACCCCATCTCAGATTG gTGTCATTCTGAGGGACTCCCACGGTGTGGCCCAGGTGCGGTTTGTCACCGGGAACAAGATTCTGAGGATCCTCAAGACCAAGGGCCTGGCCCCAGATCTTCCCGAGGACCTGTACCACCTCATCAAGAAGGCTGTGGCTGTCAGGAAGCATCTGGAGAGGAACAGAAAG GACAAAGATGCCAAGTTCCGCCTGATTCTCACCGAGAGCAGGATCCACAGACTGGCCCGTTACTACAAGACCAAGAGAGTACTTGCTCCCAACTGGAAGTA CGAGTCCTCGACAGCTTCTGCTTTGGTGGCATAA
- the LOC124039538 gene encoding protein phosphatase 1 regulatory subunit 15B-like isoform X2 produces the protein MARVKMASSGINSSATSSHRTAMERFGDRGMALLPWIMHILTVLWEQLRSLVHVIYYSFLSGAFLPSLQAEAMCCRLVDDFVSHARMDSDYGLYLGHHPSWKLGFPSDCNLLVSSADHSSSLDEMSRNNKEKVFDFKTKHDTTEDDLSVYWGKEDDRNMGAFDSEDSKALCESLAISSDPYNPFSFPSCNSSCSNMEETKNEDQVGGGGLDCNLSSRPGEELQERLGGLNIWTSRSDSESSWGSSDDSCADLDEEESDRLWALFTSPVDPYNPLCFTASVASSVPHTDKTLTHSQEAERASVLPSCSFDSETPGPSSSEDDTEEQLWRSRSQNEDPYHPLNFRACLQSSPTTTEPPAFSTGDSLTPQTCPTQTPPGQGKQRGVVAKSLQTTRHTKPCLPKRLLKQHCHPATTLVPWRRPEAKVTEGQPQEKFNHPLKKVRFSPLVQVHVMHTWPFARQMSRKGPWEELARDRDRFRKRIQETEQAIGYCFSQSHRDTIRGKFAKHFNISHAPGP, from the exons ATGGCTCGAGTTAAAATGGCATCAAGTGGCATCAATTCTTCTGCGACTAGTTCTCATCGAACTGCGATGGAGAGGTTTGGCGACCGTGGTATGGCACTCCTACCGTGGATCATGCATATACTGACCGTACTGTGGGAACAACTACGGTCGTTGGTCCATGTCATTTACTACAGTTTCTTGTCAG GGGCCTTTCTGCCCAGTCTACAGGCTGAGGCGATGTGCTGCAGATTGGTGGACGACTTTGTGTCCCATGCCAGGATGGATAGCGATTATGGACTTTATCTTGGACACCACCCCAGCTGGAAACTGGGCTTTCCAAGTGACTGTAACCTGTTAGTGAGCAGCGCTGACCATAGCTCCAGCTTGGATGAAATGTCTCGCAACAACAAGGAGAAAGTGTTTGACTTTAAAACCAAACATGACACCACCGAAGATGATCTGAGTGTTTACTGGGGTAAAGAGGATGACCGAAACatgggagcatttgacagtgaggaCAGTAAAGCACTTTGCGAGTCCCTGGCCATCTCCAGTGACCCTTACaaccccttctctttcccctcctgcAATTCAAGCTGCTCCAATATGGAGGAAACAAAAAATGAAGATCAAGTTGGCGGCGGCGGCCTCGACTGTAACTTGTCCAGCCGGCCGGGTGAAGAACTTCAAGAGCGCCTCGGTGGCTTGAACATCTGGACCAGTCGTTCAGATAGCGAAAGCAGCTGGGGGAGTTCTGATGATTCCTGCGCAGACCTGGACGAAGAGGAGAGCGACAGACTCTGGGCGCTCTTCACCAGCCCCGTCGACCCATACAACCCCCTGTGTTTCACAGCATCTGTAGCCAGCTCAGTCCCTCACACTGACAAAACACTTACACACTCCCAGGAGGCTGAAAGGGCCTCAGTCCTGCCCTCATGTTCTTTTGACAGCGAGACCCCTggcccttcctcctctgaggatgACACAGAGGAGCAGCTATGGAGGTCCCGCTCCCAAAATGAAGACCCTTACCACCCTCTGAACTTCCGTGCCTGCCTCCAGAGCTCCCCTACAACCACAGAGCCACCTGCCTTCAGCACTGGAGACTCACTCACCCCACAGACCTGTCCCACACAGACACCACCCGGCCAGGGTAAGCAGAGGGGCGTTGTGGCCAAAAGCCTCCAAACAACCAGGCACACAAAGCCTTGTCTACCCAAGAGACTGCTAAAGCAGCATTGCCACCCAGCTACTACACTAGTGCCCTGGAGGAGACCTGAAGCTAAAGTAACAGAAGGACAACCTCAGGAGAAGTTCAACCACCCTCTTAAAAAG GTGCGGTTCTCACCACTTGTCCAGGTCCATGTGATGCATACTTGGCCCTTTGCCCGGCAGATGTCTCGCAAAGGACCCTGGGAGGAACTAGCCCGCGACAGAGACCGGTTCCGAAAGAGGATCCAGGAAACCGAGCAGGCCATTGGCTACTGCTTCAGTCAATCACACAGAGACACGATTCGGGGCAAATTTGCTAAGCACTTCAACATCAGCCATGCCCCTGGTCCATGA
- the LOC124039538 gene encoding uncharacterized protein LOC124039538 isoform X1, protein MARVKMASSGINSSATSSHRTAMERFGDRGMALLPWIMHILTVLWEQLRSLVHVIYYSFLSVFHMFRFEVHLRINSVSGNSHTGAFLPSLQAEAMCCRLVDDFVSHARMDSDYGLYLGHHPSWKLGFPSDCNLLVSSADHSSSLDEMSRNNKEKVFDFKTKHDTTEDDLSVYWGKEDDRNMGAFDSEDSKALCESLAISSDPYNPFSFPSCNSSCSNMEETKNEDQVGGGGLDCNLSSRPGEELQERLGGLNIWTSRSDSESSWGSSDDSCADLDEEESDRLWALFTSPVDPYNPLCFTASVASSVPHTDKTLTHSQEAERASVLPSCSFDSETPGPSSSEDDTEEQLWRSRSQNEDPYHPLNFRACLQSSPTTTEPPAFSTGDSLTPQTCPTQTPPGQGKQRGVVAKSLQTTRHTKPCLPKRLLKQHCHPATTLVPWRRPEAKVTEGQPQEKFNHPLKKVRFSPLVQVHVMHTWPFARQMSRKGPWEELARDRDRFRKRIQETEQAIGYCFSQSHRDTIRGKFAKHFNISHAPGP, encoded by the exons ATGGCTCGAGTTAAAATGGCATCAAGTGGCATCAATTCTTCTGCGACTAGTTCTCATCGAACTGCGATGGAGAGGTTTGGCGACCGTGGTATGGCACTCCTACCGTGGATCATGCATATACTGACCGTACTGTGGGAACAACTACGGTCGTTGGTCCATGTCATTTACTACAGTTTCTTGTCAG ttTTCCATATGTTCAGGTTTGAAGTTCACCTAAGAATCAACTCTGTCTCCGGAAATTCCCACACAGGGGCCTTTCTGCCCAGTCTACAGGCTGAGGCGATGTGCTGCAGATTGGTGGACGACTTTGTGTCCCATGCCAGGATGGATAGCGATTATGGACTTTATCTTGGACACCACCCCAGCTGGAAACTGGGCTTTCCAAGTGACTGTAACCTGTTAGTGAGCAGCGCTGACCATAGCTCCAGCTTGGATGAAATGTCTCGCAACAACAAGGAGAAAGTGTTTGACTTTAAAACCAAACATGACACCACCGAAGATGATCTGAGTGTTTACTGGGGTAAAGAGGATGACCGAAACatgggagcatttgacagtgaggaCAGTAAAGCACTTTGCGAGTCCCTGGCCATCTCCAGTGACCCTTACaaccccttctctttcccctcctgcAATTCAAGCTGCTCCAATATGGAGGAAACAAAAAATGAAGATCAAGTTGGCGGCGGCGGCCTCGACTGTAACTTGTCCAGCCGGCCGGGTGAAGAACTTCAAGAGCGCCTCGGTGGCTTGAACATCTGGACCAGTCGTTCAGATAGCGAAAGCAGCTGGGGGAGTTCTGATGATTCCTGCGCAGACCTGGACGAAGAGGAGAGCGACAGACTCTGGGCGCTCTTCACCAGCCCCGTCGACCCATACAACCCCCTGTGTTTCACAGCATCTGTAGCCAGCTCAGTCCCTCACACTGACAAAACACTTACACACTCCCAGGAGGCTGAAAGGGCCTCAGTCCTGCCCTCATGTTCTTTTGACAGCGAGACCCCTggcccttcctcctctgaggatgACACAGAGGAGCAGCTATGGAGGTCCCGCTCCCAAAATGAAGACCCTTACCACCCTCTGAACTTCCGTGCCTGCCTCCAGAGCTCCCCTACAACCACAGAGCCACCTGCCTTCAGCACTGGAGACTCACTCACCCCACAGACCTGTCCCACACAGACACCACCCGGCCAGGGTAAGCAGAGGGGCGTTGTGGCCAAAAGCCTCCAAACAACCAGGCACACAAAGCCTTGTCTACCCAAGAGACTGCTAAAGCAGCATTGCCACCCAGCTACTACACTAGTGCCCTGGAGGAGACCTGAAGCTAAAGTAACAGAAGGACAACCTCAGGAGAAGTTCAACCACCCTCTTAAAAAG GTGCGGTTCTCACCACTTGTCCAGGTCCATGTGATGCATACTTGGCCCTTTGCCCGGCAGATGTCTCGCAAAGGACCCTGGGAGGAACTAGCCCGCGACAGAGACCGGTTCCGAAAGAGGATCCAGGAAACCGAGCAGGCCATTGGCTACTGCTTCAGTCAATCACACAGAGACACGATTCGGGGCAAATTTGCTAAGCACTTCAACATCAGCCATGCCCCTGGTCCATGA
- the LOC124039538 gene encoding protein phosphatase 1 regulatory subunit 15B-like isoform X3 — protein sequence MFRFEVHLRINSVSGNSHTGAFLPSLQAEAMCCRLVDDFVSHARMDSDYGLYLGHHPSWKLGFPSDCNLLVSSADHSSSLDEMSRNNKEKVFDFKTKHDTTEDDLSVYWGKEDDRNMGAFDSEDSKALCESLAISSDPYNPFSFPSCNSSCSNMEETKNEDQVGGGGLDCNLSSRPGEELQERLGGLNIWTSRSDSESSWGSSDDSCADLDEEESDRLWALFTSPVDPYNPLCFTASVASSVPHTDKTLTHSQEAERASVLPSCSFDSETPGPSSSEDDTEEQLWRSRSQNEDPYHPLNFRACLQSSPTTTEPPAFSTGDSLTPQTCPTQTPPGQGKQRGVVAKSLQTTRHTKPCLPKRLLKQHCHPATTLVPWRRPEAKVTEGQPQEKFNHPLKKVRFSPLVQVHVMHTWPFARQMSRKGPWEELARDRDRFRKRIQETEQAIGYCFSQSHRDTIRGKFAKHFNISHAPGP from the exons ATGTTCAGGTTTGAAGTTCACCTAAGAATCAACTCTGTCTCCGGAAATTCCCACACAGGGGCCTTTCTGCCCAGTCTACAGGCTGAGGCGATGTGCTGCAGATTGGTGGACGACTTTGTGTCCCATGCCAGGATGGATAGCGATTATGGACTTTATCTTGGACACCACCCCAGCTGGAAACTGGGCTTTCCAAGTGACTGTAACCTGTTAGTGAGCAGCGCTGACCATAGCTCCAGCTTGGATGAAATGTCTCGCAACAACAAGGAGAAAGTGTTTGACTTTAAAACCAAACATGACACCACCGAAGATGATCTGAGTGTTTACTGGGGTAAAGAGGATGACCGAAACatgggagcatttgacagtgaggaCAGTAAAGCACTTTGCGAGTCCCTGGCCATCTCCAGTGACCCTTACaaccccttctctttcccctcctgcAATTCAAGCTGCTCCAATATGGAGGAAACAAAAAATGAAGATCAAGTTGGCGGCGGCGGCCTCGACTGTAACTTGTCCAGCCGGCCGGGTGAAGAACTTCAAGAGCGCCTCGGTGGCTTGAACATCTGGACCAGTCGTTCAGATAGCGAAAGCAGCTGGGGGAGTTCTGATGATTCCTGCGCAGACCTGGACGAAGAGGAGAGCGACAGACTCTGGGCGCTCTTCACCAGCCCCGTCGACCCATACAACCCCCTGTGTTTCACAGCATCTGTAGCCAGCTCAGTCCCTCACACTGACAAAACACTTACACACTCCCAGGAGGCTGAAAGGGCCTCAGTCCTGCCCTCATGTTCTTTTGACAGCGAGACCCCTggcccttcctcctctgaggatgACACAGAGGAGCAGCTATGGAGGTCCCGCTCCCAAAATGAAGACCCTTACCACCCTCTGAACTTCCGTGCCTGCCTCCAGAGCTCCCCTACAACCACAGAGCCACCTGCCTTCAGCACTGGAGACTCACTCACCCCACAGACCTGTCCCACACAGACACCACCCGGCCAGGGTAAGCAGAGGGGCGTTGTGGCCAAAAGCCTCCAAACAACCAGGCACACAAAGCCTTGTCTACCCAAGAGACTGCTAAAGCAGCATTGCCACCCAGCTACTACACTAGTGCCCTGGAGGAGACCTGAAGCTAAAGTAACAGAAGGACAACCTCAGGAGAAGTTCAACCACCCTCTTAAAAAG GTGCGGTTCTCACCACTTGTCCAGGTCCATGTGATGCATACTTGGCCCTTTGCCCGGCAGATGTCTCGCAAAGGACCCTGGGAGGAACTAGCCCGCGACAGAGACCGGTTCCGAAAGAGGATCCAGGAAACCGAGCAGGCCATTGGCTACTGCTTCAGTCAATCACACAGAGACACGATTCGGGGCAAATTTGCTAAGCACTTCAACATCAGCCATGCCCCTGGTCCATGA